In one Lolium rigidum isolate FL_2022 chromosome 3, APGP_CSIRO_Lrig_0.1, whole genome shotgun sequence genomic region, the following are encoded:
- the LOC124699963 gene encoding zinc finger MYM-type protein 1-like → MEVTKVIKDAIGDKKFSILIDEARDCSIKEQMAVIVRFVDDHGLLQERFLMIKHITDCTSAGIKEAFLAVLDYHDLPICRLRGQGYDGASNMRGEFNGLQKL, encoded by the exons ATGGAGGTGACCAAGGTTATTAAGGATGCCATTGGAGATAAAAAGTTCTCAATTCTTATTGATGAGGCTAGAGATTGCTCAATAAAGGAGCAAATGGCAGTGATTGTGAG ATTTGTAGATGATCATGGGTTGCTACAAGAGAGATTTCTTATGATTAAGCACATCACAGATTGTACATCTGCTGGAATTAAAGAAGCTTTCCTTGCTGTGTTGGATTATCATGATTTGCCAATTTGTAGGCTACGTGGACAGGGCTATGATGGGGCTTCTAATATGAGAGGAGAATTCAATGGTTTGCAAAAATTG TGA